In bacterium, the DNA window GCTGCGCCGCGGCGGGCGCGTCGAGGGCGTGAGCGCGCGCGACGAGATCGGCGGCGGCGACCTGGAGATCCGCGCGCGGGTCACGATCAACGCGGCCGGCCCGTGGCTCGGCGAGCTGCAGCAGCCGCTGTCCGGCGGCGCCGCGACCGCGCCGAAGCTGGCCAAGGCGATGAACATCGTCGTCGGGCGGCGCATCTTCGGGGACGTCGCGGTCGGCGTCGAGGGCGGCGGGCCGCAGAAGCGCCTGTTCTTCTTCGTACCCTGGCGCGGCGGCACCATGATCGGCACGCAGTACGTCGAGCACGACGGGCCGCCGGGCTCCTGCGCGGTCACCGCAGCGGACCTCGAGGGGATGACGGCTGCGGTCAACCGCATCCACCCCGGCGCCGGGCTGGCGGCGGCGGATGTCCGGTTCGCGCACGTCGGCCTGCTGCCGCTGGACCCGTGCGCCGACGTCTCGGCGGCCGCCGAGGCGCGCCTGCTCCCGCGCCCCCGCGTGATCGACGCCGCGCGCGAGCTGGGGGCCGAGGGGCTCATCGCCGTCCTCGGGATCAAGTACACGACAGGCATGACCGTCGCCGCTCGGGCGATCGACCTCGCGTGCCGCAAGCTCGGGCGCGCCGCGGGCTCCGTGTCGCAGGCGCGGCGCGATCAACCGCAACGCGCGGCCCCGGCGGCAGCGGGCGTCGACGCGGAAGCGACGCGCCGCATCGACCCCCGC includes these proteins:
- a CDS encoding FAD-dependent oxidoreductase, producing the protein ADRNRGVDPACRIPRGHTVSRAELERIAPGLALGRASGGALWYDALAGDTERLVLELVLDADAAGAAVANRLRALGLLRRGGRVEGVSARDEIGGGDLEIRARVTINAAGPWLGELQQPLSGGAATAPKLAKAMNIVVGRRIFGDVAVGVEGGGPQKRLFFFVPWRGGTMIGTQYVEHDGPPGSCAVTAADLEGMTAAVNRIHPGAGLAAADVRFAHVGLLPLDPCADVSAAAEARLLPRPRVIDAARELGAEGLIAVLGIKYTTGMTVAARAIDLACRKLGRAAGSVSQARRDQPQRAAPAAAGVDAEATRRIDPRQPTTVADVRRAVREEMALALTDIVLRRTPLGTFGNPGRDVLEACALAAGDELEWDAPRRAREIALMEAEYARLLGGRTS